The genomic stretch CTAGTGTGATGTCTGCATAAAGATGAGACAAAATACAGTACAGTGATAGAGGGCTAGGTACCTGCAGGTCAGGTGGAAGGTATCTGTAGACATCATAAATCTGATCCTTAAATCCTCTGCTCAACATTTCATCAGACTCGTCCTGATAAAgttgagaaaataaaataagaatcaAGATAACCTAGTTATACAATAGGCCAATCTCCATAAGTAAATGAAACTCACCAGAATCAATATTTTAATTGCTCTAGTTCGCAAAGTTCTTCTTTTGATCATGTCACAAACTCTACCAGGAGTACCTGACACCACCTGAACCCCATGCTCTAGTTTTCTTATATCCTCACCCACACTTTTCCCTCCAACACAAGCATGAGCTTGCACATTTATATAGTCCCCAATTGCCAGTATCACTTTCTCTGTTTGAGAAGCCAACTCTCTAGTAGGAGATAAAATCAAGGCTTGCACCCTAATTTTTAAGgagagtatgaaataggataaGCACAATAGGGAAAAATGTTCAATTAACTATAGAAACAACGAAAATACACCAATACTGAAACGTCAAGTAGcataaaaacaattttaatcAACTGAGCACAAAATTAAACCAATTCTTCCATGAAACCATAAACTATTAGAGCAAAAAAGTAGAAAGGGGATAATAAGCATACTCTGATGACTTGGTATCGACAATCTGGCAAACAGTTAGAGCAATCATTGAAGTCTTTCCAGTACCGGATTGCGCCTGAGCAATGACGTCACGGTGGGAGATAATCGGAAGGACCGCACGCTGTTGGATAGCGGAGGGCTTCTCAAAGCCGTAATTGTAGATTCCTCGGAGGAGCTCCTCCTTTATTCCCATCTCGTCGAAGCTCATGATTGGCTCCACACCTTTCGAGGTCTCGAACACGAGCTTCGCATCGTCTTCCTCCATCGCATGCCGGCCCCCGCCGCCGCCTCTTTGAGCCACCGCAGCCGACATGGTGCTTCAATCAGTGTTGTCGGAAAAAGAGAATTGGTCGAGGCGAAGAGAATGTAATTTTGCCCTAGTTTTAAAATTTGCGACTTGCCCCCAATTTCTAATTCTACTCAGCGTAAAAACGTTGTAATTTCACTTAAAGTCGTGTCTGGCGGTGGACGGACTAAATTCGGTTATGGAATGCTGGAATAGGAATATGATAAAATCattcaaaatagtaaaatttttATAAGTTTGTCTTTTTAATAATACTACTTAGTagttaattttatgttttagtcATCAAATTATAATATCTTTCGTCTTTCCAATagctaattttttattttaccaactTGGGTAGCGATAAAATGCAACCTTATATATTGTATAAACTCTACAATTTTTCAATACAGTGTCAACACAGGgtaaaatttcatgattttgatatcaacacacaatatcaacacaacgCCAACACGGTGTCAACTGTTGACACTATCTTGACATTttctattactattattttgtaatccgttgatattttttaatgatccaaatcatagtttgaaatttgtataatatttagagtttgcacgTGATTACATTCCTTACCAACTTACTCTATCATTCCTGATTAAAAAAACcatgttaataaaaaaaattaaacgccAACACGCCGGAAGTCccatgaaaaaaatatttatgtctATTTTGATTATTGATTCGAAGATTTTGGGTTTATGAAAGTTGTTCGGACTCATTAAATAAATTGGGCCCGAATACATGGGCAGTTCCTATGTTAATTCTGCTTCATTACTTCCCAGagataaataagtttaataATATGAGCAGGCTAAACGGGCCAAAAAGATAATATGGAtaataaaacattttaaatTACAAAGGGAGTATCAATCTTTGTGACAAGTGCCTTGCTATTATTATTGGGCTCTAGCTCGGGTGTTATTCACTAAGCTTGAGCTCGATTTGATCGATAATAGACTAAACTTTGAATCAGTTTGTCTTCAATTTAGGATGTGTTTAATTTCATATACTGCCTCCACCATCCTATTGGTATAAGTTAAACTATATACTACCTTTTTGGGATTGTCATGTTATAATTGGGTTA from Salvia splendens isolate huo1 chromosome 15, SspV2, whole genome shotgun sequence encodes the following:
- the LOC121766593 gene encoding eukaryotic initiation factor 4A-3-like; this translates as MSAAVAQRGGGGGRHAMEEDDAKLVFETSKGVEPIMSFDEMGIKEELLRGIYNYGFEKPSAIQQRAVLPIISHRDVIAQAQSGTGKTSMIALTVCQIVDTKSSEVQALILSPTRELASQTEKVILAIGDYINVQAHACVGGKSVGEDIRKLEHGVQVVSGTPGRVCDMIKRRTLRTRAIKILILDESDEMLSRGFKDQIYDVYRYLPPDLQVVLISATLPNEILEITSKFMTDPVRILVKRDELTLEGIKQFFVAVEREEWKFDTLCDLYDTLTITQAVIFCNTKRKVDWLTAKMRENNFTVSSMHGDMPQKERDAIMGEFRSGQTRVLITTDVWARGLDVQQVSLVINYDLPNNRELYIHRIGRSGRFGRKGVAINFVKSDDIKILRDIEQYYSTQIDEMPMNVADLI